The nucleotide window TAACTAAGTGTATTTCAAGAAAgcgtatatattaaatttttgtatatggttgccacctgtttacattttttacttcataaaattgctcaaataaattaaatattgcttTATGGATATCAAACAAagcatatttagaaaaaaattatgtcgGATTTAATTGTGAAAAAGGTTGCCGGCTTTATTAAAACTGAATTCaaagtaatttatatgaaataaaaaaatttaaaaacaaaaatcaggaaaaagtattgaaatatttaaaatatatttaaaattaaaaaataaattttttttttgcattcatgTTTATTCGACTTCAAGGTTATCATAAAATTGCGTTACTtacaattaaacaacaatatttttttataaaaaattatataagaattcaactaaatatttttaggtGTAGGTTTAGCttgcataataataattaactaaTCAGTAATAATAATTGacctaatttatattaataatatatcaaTTCAACAtacaatgtatatgtatatgtgagtgtgtgtaacaATACTATGCAGTGCAAAGGAACGAGGTATTTGCATTTTCACCAACTTTCAGCACAACTCAGTTGTAGAACCGTATGCGATCGCGATAATTTCTGATGCTATCGAGCAAAATGCAAGCAATCACGGAGCCAATGAACTGCAAaagataaaatttcattaaaaataactcACTTTcactttacatttatatttgtaaGCGCATGCTTACCTCCATCATAATCAAACACCAGCTGATGAGGTTGAAGCTGCTTGTCTTCTCACTCACATATTCGCCGAATTTCTTCTCACAACCATCCACATAGAGATTTAGCACGCTCGTACAGTCCTGGTAGCGGCAACAGCTGGGCGGCGGAACTTTGTCCATGAGAAAATAGTCATTGGCGCTGCTTTTGCCGCAACAATGGAGCTATAAGGGAggagaaataatattattttagggGAGCAAAGTAATATTCGTTAGGGGTTCCATGATCTGAGTTCTTTGTTTGTGATATAAGcacgtgtgtttgtttgtaataaATTACTTATAAATCTTACCCACTCTTCATAGAAAGACAATGtggtatttgtatttgcatttcgTTTATCCCAAAGTTCATCGAAGCCCCGTTGTAGACCGCTTGAGAGACTGCCGCTAGCTGCCGTGTAGCTGATGCTCACAAGGAATATTTGTATGACCAGCAAAATGACTAAAATCACagcatactaaaaataaaagatttaatcattattaatatttgtttatctgTTAGATAGGACCCTCATCCGTAATCGAGGATTTTCAAATTagatttcaaaaacttttaagtAGAAATCAAGGTGAGATCTTCTATTACTGAGATTTCTTCAGGAGGTATTTATTGTCTTGGATTGAACAAGATTGCAGGAACCTCGTCGTAGTTGAGTTGGTTGTGCACGGAACTGCCACACGAAATGGCATAAGTTCAAATCTCGGCTGAGGCAAAATATgacataataaaaaagtatttttctgACCTCAGTAGCATACTGCCCGCTATAGCTCCGAGTGTATATCCGACTTCTCTAGAAGTGCGGTTTTAAATGGGCCTCCATTTGTTGGATGGTATTATCTAGTATCCCCCAAATAAGGATAAGAAGCTTAACTGAAACTTTAAAAGATGCTTTTATGCAAGATAATATCATATTGTACAGAATCTCTTGAGGGAATACTGTTACCGATAAACCATTAAATACTTAAACGACTTATGCTAGAATCAAGAACAAGAAGAAGACAAAACATatcataaattattcaaaatgaacTTCAGAGTTCTGAAAGCATTCAGTTGAtggatttcaatataaaattgagGAAACATTTGAGTTTTCATTCGCCGTAAATGAAACAAACTAAAACACCTGTGTAGACAATTACCTTGGAAATATTTCGGTAAAACTATTTACACAGCtaaatataccgttatttataattttacttttattttttatctacaGAATTAAGCTGATATTAAGCGGCTCTTTGGTGCAGTGGATAGCACATTGGACTTCTAATCCAAAGGTCGCGGGTTCGACCCCCGCAAGGGCTCAAAAGGTGTTATTTTGTCCCTAAAAGGACACTAACATTTTGGTTAGTCTGCTAAGAACTGTAGCAGTCGTAGCCAGTACTTTTAGCTGTATAGAAATCAATTTAGTATTCAGAGCACGCTCAAACTTTTTTACAAGGTTTTGATGGCTTTAAAATgttactttatattttgataATGAATCAGGACTTACACTTATCAACATGCTTTTGGACTCCATATAAGTTGCAGCACAGCCAAAGACCGCCATCACCAGTAATACAGCGCCGAGTAATACAATTATAGTAGCGACCAGAGTTTCACTGTTATCCACATCAATTTCTCCTATATTACTATGTAGCCAAGCTCCAAACCACATTAGAATTACACCCATGATCTAAAGATAAAGGAGAAGAGTGAGAGAGAAATTGAGAAACAGagaaaatatatgcaatatgAAGTAGAGCTTCCCTACAGCTCTTAACTTAGTTTTTCCTTGATTCATTCGATAATTTCTATTGTCCCAACTTAACCTAAacattcattttaaaaatacaataattaaacttacaaatatttacatccaCATAAAGGCCTTACCTGAGATTCTTAATAAATGTAAAGTGTGAGTCTTATAGCTAAAGAGACTTATTAGTTTACAACATATTCTGTCGGCGGAAAGATTTTGAACCGAAGCTCTCTTATATCCATAATAAAAGAAGTATATTCTTGAGTTAAGCCAATCTTAAACACTTTTATCGTATCCTAACCTCCTTTGATTGTATCGTGATTTAGTAACAAATTTCAGTATTCTATAAAAAGGTAAACTTCTTGGATGTATTAgcatcatatatttatatagcaaaCATACTGTTGTGAAACTCTACTAGTTCAGTAAACACagtttttttcgtgtctcttaCCGTTGTATTGAAGAATCTTGAAACACTTGTTTAAATAATAGATTTATGAAAAAAGAAGTAAAGAACAGTTatgttcaatatttatataactattctttaattttttctgcttttattagttaaacttgttttatatttttgagcgtagtttttaatattaaacggCCCTTTGGTGCAGTGGATAGCACATTGGACTTCTAATCCAAAGGTCGCGGGTTCGACCCCCGCAAGGGCTCTGAGAGACTATATTTTGCATGATATATACTCCTGTTTTACAGTTAATGAATGGGAGACACcctaataaaactaattttgatCAGCTGATCTGTTAATTTCTCTTGCCGGATTGAATACGGATATGCTTCAAGCAAGTTTCGACAAAACTTTATATATTATCatgtaatatttgttgtttctttttttcatattcgTTATGGGTTTTCTAAAACATTCCTTCTTTTACCAGCCACAcagtatttgttttttaaatcacaTTTTCTCTCCACCAATCCCAATAACATTCGCCACCACTgtgtacaattttattttaaagctttttgcaAAGCTCATGTTCGCTCAAACTTTCAAAAGTTTGcacaattattttttcacaaacgtttttttttaaatgcttgcGTTACAAAAAGTGGAAAAGAAAGTTCAAAAAGAATTTCGAAATgacaacaaaacataaaaaaacaaacaatcttaaaaaaatgtgtatgttcatatgtgtgtatggctTATTGCATTAAAAATGAGAAAAGCGAAAAGAACGGTAAAATTTTGCAGTTTATTTTTAACGCACACACAATATGACTAATTTTTGTCATCCGCCTCTAGAGACAATACGCTAATTTGGCCATGTAAATagcgaaaaaagtgaaaattttcacattgaagaattaaacaaataaagagaAGATATAGGAATTTTGGGCATTAATTAAGTGGAGgatatgcaatatttttggCTGGTTTCTCATAACACAGTATATAGGAATAATATCTTCGAGATTACAGCTAACTTCTATACCATATTATCGAACCATATGTGAATTAAAGCTAtctaataattttagaattaaCATTCAAGTGAGTtcataccaaaaaatttatgaatccGGCTTTTCTTTTTGAttctacgaggtgtgttcagaaaataacgggaattttcgttttttgaaaaaaaaaattattcattcgtGCGCTTGTAAAACGGAGAATGTTTCAGGTTCTCTTAGttttggaaataagaaaaattcacATGGAGTCTTGTTAGAATATGGAGGCTAGGGCATCCTTACAGTATTGTTTGTGGACAAGAATTAACCACGTCTATACCggatatgatgattttcatacTTCCGGTTAGTTTTATACCGCACACACGATTTTTGATATGGTTAAGTAAGAATTATACACATGTTGTACGTTTAAAAATAtggtataaaatatgaattacatTCGTGTTTCCCTTCCTTTTGCATTGATGAGAAATGAGAAACAATAAAGTCATCAGAAGAAGATGAGATCACTTGATACCAAAAATGAACATAAACGGttcataagtatgtacatataatactaGGGATTGAGtccacattttatatatggaaTCTTAGATATATCACACACCATAGTTAAACTGAACTAACTTAGTCCTGCCTTACTTGTTGATACTGTCTTTCTTTCGAATTCATTATaactacataaaatattttttattgcacaatattttgcTTAGCTTTCGCAATACTTACAGCACAAATCGCATTGAATACGAATAACGTGACTTTCAGGCGCTTCCTGGTGCAGCGAAACATTTTTATAAGATGAACAGCTGTTGTCTTTATCCTTCAAGCTTTGAAAAGCTTCTTGTAGAATtgtgtatataatgtatattattttaatttaattaactaatcACTTATTGCTGTCAAAATAATACTGTTATCCACATTCACTTAGTAACTACTAACAAATActcgtaaatatgtttgtatgtacgcaACAACGgttaaaaataacagaaaacaaTTACACAATCGGTTCTAAACGAAATTCCTTTACGCTAGCAAATTCACCAGACACTGCTGCTCATAGACTACTAAAGATCAATCGTCACCGGCGCACTCGCGGCCACTTTCATAGCACGTTCACGTAGCTTTTTAAACTGAAACTGACAATAAGCAGCTAGAAAACGACAAAGTGGCCCTGATGATCTGCTCTGCTCTGTTTTGGCGGTGTCAACCGTTGTAGTACATACCTTTGTAGAGCGATGAGCTCAACGATGACAAAATTTCCGATCGCCGTGTCATAAGGAAAtctcaaaaaaacaaacaaacaaaaaatcgaaaaaagacTGTCTTCTAATTGCTAATAATGCTCTTCGGTCATTCGGTATTTTCTGCTTTCCGCTGCTGTAGCgcacttttttcgtttttatgctTTCActcttgtttgtttttgttattgttgttggcaactTTATCAACATTGGCAATACGACAAAATCTGCTGTTGTCTTTCACTCTCTTTCAGACGCTCTACAGCGAAGACACAggcatttgcataaattaaatatgtcgatgtgtgtgtgtgcgattttcCACCACCAAGAACGCCACAACTCGCCTACATAGTCCCCATAGTTGCTGACCAATAAAATGCAATGGAAACTAAAACAATAACAcaattatacaacaacaacaacaacaacaatgcatggtatcaaagtgaaaatgaacgaatatttatgaattttaaatgtCAACCGCGCAAGCTGCGCCTACACGCCGTGCACACGCTGCTGACAGCGCAACGTTGGTGGTGGCAGcgttgattttatgattttatgatcgGAAATTGTGGCTGGCCAAAAGACCTTAAAGGCCAATATCAACAAGCTTAAATGGgatcacatatttacatacacccACAGGCATACTTTGTAATAGTGAAAAGCTCTTTGTAAACACATGCAAGTTTATTCCgttattttcgttgttgtttttagaaaaaactATAGACCATGTGAGTTCttagcaaaataaatatgtgcgtTTGCGAAATGCGAAAACTAAAAGTGTTTTGAATGagaattgtacatatatatttagtatatatgggTAGtccatgtacgagtatatgaaaTACATAATTGCACTTTCATTTCCATCTGAGAATTCGATTTTGTACTCACTTTCTTATTTATTAGATTCATTaagaatttatacacatatgaaCTGTTTCAACCATATGGCATAAGACACCagctaatttttaataatatatgattGACATGTATAACTTCAAAGGCTCctcattaacgaaaaaacatatatgttttttatttacttttatttctttattatttcatacattTGCAGAGTACTTTTTTATAACTCAAAAtcatatacgaggtgtgttcaaaaagtaacgggaattttcgttttttttatttattcattcatctacattaatattgtagcctttaaaatagtctacATACGATATTATATACTTACGCCAGCGCTTCTTCTAAGCATCGAAACACTTCccgaactcgatttttgggatatccATTGGCTCTTTCAGCGTTTTCTCATATGCTTGTAAAAGAATGGCCTTTAAGGTACTCTACTATAttgttggaaataaaaaaaaaaacacacacacacagagtcaTGTATGACGCATATGGAGCTTGGGGCTTTGACCAActattcacgaacaagcaacggaATGCGCGCTTTTgacgaaaagaaaagaaaatcatcaagctcataaaaacacatcTAACCTTAgtggctgctacagacaaactAAGCAATGAGTACAGGGAAGAATTTTATCCTACTTCAGTTTCGCATTTCCGTTATTTAGATGAATAGAGAAATTAGCTTGAAGCTTTTACCTTTCACTGGAACAACtcgtagtaaaaaaaaaaagaaattggacCTCAAATTCACCTATTTCTTTTGAATCCTATCAGCTTGTTTAAAATTAGAATATAAAGCTCTGTCATCAACAAATAGATCGAAACTACTTAAACAATATTTGGCAGCTCTCATATACCAATTTTAGAAATCGGTTCATGGCTTTCCATAACTCACATTATCAAGAGCTCACTGCCGACTTTGTATGGAGAATATTGGTCAATTTGTacgttatattaataaaataaggcCAGCATTGTTTGTCTAAAAGGAGATTTGATGCTCGAAaactatacaaaatatagtttcCAAGCCCCATTACTATAACCAGCCCTTAACTCAGCGAGAATTTTTAAGAGATATTTGAGGGCCACTAACGTCTGTGATCTCGAAATTCTTAAACGACATTCATTCTACATAAACttcctaattttatttatagacaactgtatgtatgtatgtgattggcgttcaactgtttagccggttatagccgaatcgatgagagcgcgccactcctctctttccttcgctgttcggcgccagttggagattccaagtgtaaccaggtcgctctccaccttgtccctccaacggagtggaggccttccccttcctcggcttccttcggcgggtactgcatcgaacactttcagagctggagtgttttcgtccattcgacgAACATtacctagccagtgtagccgctgtatttttattcgctgaactatgtcaatgtcgtcgtataactcatacagctcattattccatcgtctgcggtattcgccgtttccaatgttctgaggtctgTAAAtctggaatgataagcgacttgtagagtttgattttggttcatcgagagaggactttactgttcaattgcctactcagtccaaagtagcacctgttggcaagagttattctgcgctggaatTCGAGGTtgacattattggtgttgttgatactggttcccaggtatacgaaattatctactactttgaagttatgactgtcaatagtgacgtgggagtcaagacgcgagtgcgccgactgtttgcttgatgacaggaccCAAGACGACCATGTTTTGGCTGTTTAACTTATCTCTTTAACTTATTGAGAACAGAAAATACACTAACCAAGATTATTTGAACATATATGGATGAAATACTTGTTTGGAACGAGTTATGACGGTACTTTTTCTGGAATCACCGTAAAGACTGAGCACTTTATAGTATCACTCGTTGGTTATTACAATGATCCATATAAAAATGAGATCTATTCTAAAAGATCTGATATCTCAGGTCGGAAGCTGGAACATATAGATTATATTGAGAAGCAGGCGGCGACTAAACAAGAGAGCGCAAAAATTCATATGTGAAAAacatgaatatgtgtgtgttgaacATTTCCACCGCTAATGTGTGATATTCGACCACATAATTTAGTATTGTGTTCTCTAGAGTTGTTTTTAATCTTTGCGCTGAAAAGTAGGCAATCATTATGTTATCTGATAAATTCTAACAgataaattttaatcaataattattttttattgttcattgttgaatttcaaaattttttttttcttcctaTTAAATAAAACATCATCGTTTTTCATCGTTTTcggtcatttatttatttattttaatttcatttttaacagtatttgtatataaaatttggtagacATATTTAGTTGGagcaaatgcaattattttacaAACCATCTATTGCCTTTTATAAAAACATGtacatttcataaatttctatattatttttgttgactTTGTAGTGGGTAAAACTGCATTGTTTCCCCAAATGAAATTACAATTGTTATTTGAcatgcataattaaaaaaaaattacatttattaacgACTTAAGCTATGTTAACAACAATACAGCGCAATTATgcatagaaaaattttattatatctttgtataataatataattagttaattgtgcgCTGCTTATTTGTAGgtgtttatttacttattttccttttttatttattttttttttttgtaaattattttttatttttcaaatctaCTTGCTATTGAACACCATGTTTGGCACCATCGTTTCGTTTGATTTGTGAATCAATATTAAATTtcgtctatatgtatgtgtttatagcgctaactgtatgtatgtgtgtgtttgttggtaattcaatattttccagCTAAGCTGAGTTCCGTCTCTAACGTAGATACATATTTAGTAGCTTAGCTAATTTATGAGCATGTTGAGGTAGACTAGCGTAATCAATTTCCGATTTTTCGACGTTAGAATAAACACTGTTACAATATATCGTTGTGTGAAGACTTtgtttacaaaaagaaaaacaaaaaaattacaaaaacaaaattttaagaaagaaaagaaaacaaaaacaataaaagaaatacATTGATTGGTATGTACAGGTGTGTAACTGCAtttacgcatacatacatacatacactattCATAtagtttacatatacatatacatatatatatatacatgcttatgtgcttgtttgtatgtacaaatgtacaaaTGTTCTTTGGCCTTTATGCGCATTTAAATTAACCGCATTCAACTGCTTATTTGGGATAGTATTTCGAGCGGCGCCAACGATTCACAATGCTATTGGCCAAGACCCAAGCGAAAGCGGCACAAATCAGCTGTAATTACGTAAGagtatagcaataaattgcaacgcacataataaataataaaaaattataattaaaaacagaaatattaataatttatatttatttttgacaacTCGTATACGCACCTCGACCAACACTACGCCGATGGCGCAGAAATTGAACGCTTGCCAACGCTCGACCACATAGTCGAGGAACTTCTGGCGACAGCCGTCCAGGTTCAGCTTGTCCGTGAGGCTGTTGTAGCAGCTATTGGGCGGCAGCAGGTAATCACTAGAGCCAACATTGCCGCAACAGTCGAGCTAAAGCATGAATGGCGCACAGCATATATGGAAATACGAACGGTTATGAATTATAATTACTACAAATGCGTGATTTATAG belongs to Zeugodacus cucurbitae isolate PBARC_wt_2022May chromosome 6, idZeuCucr1.2, whole genome shotgun sequence and includes:
- the LOC105211639 gene encoding protein late bloomer translates to MFRCTRKRLKVTLFVFNAICAIMGVILMWFGAWLHSNIGEIDVDNSETLVATIIVLLGAVLLVMAVFGCAATYMESKSMLISYAVILVILLVIQIFLVSISYTAASGSLSSGLQRGFDELWDKRNANTNTTLSFYEEWLHCCGKSSANDYFLMDKVPPPSCCRYQDCTSVLNLYVDGCEKKFGEYVSEKTSSFNLISWCLIMMEFIGSVIACILLDSIRNYRDRIRFYN